The Setaria italica strain Yugu1 chromosome IX, Setaria_italica_v2.0, whole genome shotgun sequence genome has a window encoding:
- the LOC101764872 gene encoding digalactosyldiacylglycerol synthase 2, chloroplastic, translating to MAGKQQRVAIFTTASLPWMTGTAVNPLFRAAYLAKAGDWEVTLVVPWLSKGDQILVYPNKMKFSSPAEQEVYVRRWLEERIGVLPRFDIKFYPGKFSTEKRSILPVGDISQTISDDKADIAVLEEPEHLTWYHHGRRWKTKFQKVIGVVHTNYLEYVKREKNGYISAFILKHINSWVTDIYCHKVIRLSAATQDVPRSVICNVHGVNPKFIEIGKLKHQQVCQREQAFFKGAYYIGKMVWSKGYTELLQLLRKHQIELSGLKMELYGSGEDSDEVKATAGRLSLDVRVYPGRDHGDSIFHDYKVFINPSTTDVVCTTTAEALAMGKIVICANHPSNEFFKRFPNCHMYNTEKEFVRLTMKALAEEPIPLSDDLRHELSWEAATERFVRVADIAPSMSVKQQNPTSQHFMRISPEELQKNMEEASAFFHNTISGIETARCVFGAIPNTLQPDEQQCKELGWNLQG from the exons ATGGCGGGGAAGCAGCAGCGTGTTGCAATATTCACCACCGCGAGCCTGCCATGGATGACTGGTACTGCCGTCAACCCCCTGTTCCGTGCAGCATACCTCGCCAAGGCTGGAGACTGGGAGGTCACGCTGGTGGTACCATGGCTGTCCAAGGGGGATCAGATTCTTGTTTATCCTAACAAGATGAAGTTCAGTTCGCCCGCGGAGCAGGAAGTCTATGTGCGGCGGTGGCTTGAGGAGCGGATCGGGGTGTTACCGAGGTTCGACATAAAGTTCTATCCTGGGAAG TTTTCAACTGAGAAAAGGAGCATTCTACCTGTTGGGGACATCAGTCAGACCATATCTGATGACAAAGCAGATATTGCAGTTCTAGAAGAGCCAGAACATCTTACATGGTACCATCATGGACGGAGGTGGAAAACCAAGTTCCAAAAAGTCATCGGTGTTGTTCATACGAACTATTTGGAATATgtgaaaagagagaaaaatggATATATCAGTGCATTTATCTTAAAACACATAAATTCGTGGGTTACAGACATCTATTGCCATAAG GTTATAAGATTGTCTGCAGCAACTCAGGATGTCCCTAGGTCTGTGATTTGTAATGTTCACGGAGTCAACCCCAAATTTATTGAAATTGGCAAATTGAAACATCAGCAGGTATGCCAAAGAGAGCAGGCATTCTTCAAGGGTGCATATTATATCGGAAAGATGGTATGGAGTAAAGGTTACACGGAGCTTCTTCAGCTGCTTCGTAAGCACCAAATAGAATTGTCTGGCCTTAAAATGGAGTTGTATGGCAGTGGGGAAGATTCTGATGAAGTAAAAGCAACAGCTGGGCGACTGAGCCTAGATGTTAGAGTCTACCCAGGCCGTGATCATGGAGATTCAATATTTCACGA CTACAAGGTTTTCATAAATCCAAGCACAACAGATGTGGTATGCACAACAACTGCAGAAGCTTTGGCAATGGGGAAGATTGTGATCTGTGCAAACCATCCTTCAAATGAATTTTTCAAAAGGTTTCCTAATTGTCACATGTACAATACTGAGAAAGAGTTTGTCAGGCTAACAATGAAAGCATTGGCAGAAGAGCCAATCCCACTGTCAGATGATTTGAGGCACGAGCTTTCCTGGGAGGCAGCGACAGAAAGATTTGTTAGGGTTGCTGATATTGCACCATCCATGTCTGTCAAGCAACAAAACCCCACTTCACAGCATTTCATGCGCATCTCCCCAGAGGAACTGCAGAAGAACATGGAAGAGGCGTCAGCATTTTTCCATAACACGATCTCTGGAATTGAAACTGCCCGATGTGTGTTCGGTGCAATACCAAATACCCTGCAGCCGGATGAACAGCAATGCAAGGAACTTGGGTGGAATTTGCAGGGATAA